Sequence from the Hirundo rustica isolate bHirRus1 chromosome 9, bHirRus1.pri.v3, whole genome shotgun sequence genome:
CTGCTTCCTGTCTGGACTGGCATGGAATTCTCAGGCAGCTGCACACTCCCCCACACCTATCCCAGGGAATTCAGCAGCTCCCAAAGCATGGGAtgcaccagcaccagcagcagctcccaaagtGGAGTCTCCAGAAGCCTTTTTGTCCCTCTGGGATTGCACCGCTCCAAGCCGTCTGTGCCGGAGGTTCAGCGCTCAGCACACCTGGGAATAAAACTGAGCTGTCCTCAAAAACCAGTGTGGATGGTTTTCTGGGGCTCCCAGAGACACAGAGGGATGGTCTGTCCCCGGCAGTGCCAAGGAAAGCTTCTCCCTGGCTGCGGCTGGCCCCAGCgactgcacagccccaggcGGAGCCCTCGCACCGGGATCTGCGCGCACCAacagctcagggagaggagaggacgcTGCAAACAAGGGCAGGAGAGCGAATCCCAGCTGGGAACGGCCTTTCCCAGCAGTACCTTGGGGGGATCTCCCTGAGCTGGTTCTTGCTGAAGTTGACGGTGGCCACGGGATTGGCGCCCACGGCATCGAACACGGCCCCGGGGATCTCGGCAGCCTGCTTGTCGCTGGGACAGGAAGGACACCAATTAACCACTGCCTGCTAATGAACCTTcttccagagaagagcagggcacagctaacagctgcagcaagctcccagcactgccccgtGCATCCACAGTGTCACCACACAGGGGATTTTTGCCTTTCCCAACCATTCCAGGTCCATTTAAGGAACAGGAGACACTCCCCTACTACAAGAGGACTCTGTGAAAATCACAAAGAGTTTCAAAGGTACTAAAAGCACCTGCTGGGATGCAGCACTTCACTGAGTTACTGCAGAGTATCTGataataccaaaaaaaaagaaaaaaaattattcaaaccCCCCAGTCTAAACCTGCCCGTCCCCAAGCACAGGAATTAAAGGGGAAAATGCCCAGGCGCAGCAGGGTTTGTGGACAGCTCGGTGTGTAAggaaggtggggaaaaaaaaccccacaagcaTATAAAACAGGACAGTGTTCTCACACGTTCAGGAATGGGCAATATTCCCAAATACCTGTACTCCAATAACTTCAGCGTGGTTATGGCGTGGAGGTTGACCTTGGACTGGCTGGGAAGAGTCATGGCTGTCGCAGGAGGCTCTTCACTGGGGCCAGGTCCATCATCTGGGGACACcggaggggagcagggacacagctgagctgcCACCACCCCCCTctcatcctgccctgctctggctcAACTCAGGATCATCAGATTCGGGTTATTTCAATCATTTCCTAATAAAGGTTTCTTTGCCATCTTGGGTCTGGGGGTTCTTTTGGGgtgaaggagggagaagggtTGACCTGACTTTGTGAAGCAAGGGAGGGAGCACTGGAGGtgtgctggtggcagctgcTCCGTGGGGTAGGGAGCTGGCAACTACAAAAACCTGGGAATTCTGACTGGAAATGATGACCTAGAGCAGCTTTATCCACACCAGCACATCTGACCACAATTTCAGTTGAAGCATTAATGTCTACAAACCCTCCTCTATGATGTTCCTTCTGATTACTCCCCACCATCCATGTGAAAAAGCTCCTGCATGCCTGAAATGGGAATTCCCatccagctgagcagggagagcttgGTTTTGTAAAGGATAAACCTTTTGGAATAATTTGGAATGCTTATTGTTCAGTATTAGCTAACAggacaagaaaaagaaacagaaatatcacAGCAAACTGTTGagtaaaggaaattatttctgcaggACAACTGGGGGGACCTGGGTTAAAACATCCATCCTCCCTAAATTCTAATTCACTTTAGTTTCTTAGAATACTCTCCTTAAAATGAAGTGGAAGAAAAGCAACATACCTTGGATTTTGCTTCTCAGATACTTCAGCAGTTCCTGGGTGcctttctttgaaaaagaaacaagcccCAGGTCACTCAGCAGCATCTGTGCAGCTGGGGGGACAATGCAGAGGGACAATGCCAGCACCCAGGGGGAGCCCACAGCACTCCTGAGcaaaaatcccactgaaaatCCCACAGCAGCTTGGGCACTCGCTTGGCTGTAACTTTATTTAGTCCGGCTGAAAATTTCTGACCCTGAATCACAGCCTCGGGCTCTGCTTTTGTAGCTCCTCATGTGAAGATTGTTGCCACTTCCAAGAACAAGTAAAAAAAGTTCCAATGAGCTtgattttccttctaaaaagCTCCAGCACAATTTGCTGCGGAGAAACACATTTACAGTTTGCCAGTGAAGCTGACTGCTCATTGTTCTGCTGCTATTTTTATGGCCCAAATCATAAACTCTGGGAAAATCGTGGCAGTTTGCATCATTTGTAGGGATTTTTAACAGCTCCAAAGATTTCCCTCAGCCCTCTCACAGCAACCTCCCCTGGTCAGACACAGTTGCCACCTGCATAAAGCTGCGAGCAGTGAAGCCACATCTCCTCTGCACTGTTTGTATTATGGGAAAGGCAGGTTTGGGGTGTGATTCTGTATGTTTGGGGTGTGATTTTACAGGTTTGGGGTGTGATTTTACACGTTTGGGGTATGGTTTTACAGGTTTGGGGTGTGATTCTGTATGTTTGGGCTGTGATTTTACAGGTTTGGGGGGTGATTCTACAGGTCTGGGGTACAATTCTATAGGTTTAGGGTGCGATTTTACAGGTTTGGGGTGCGATTTTACAGGTTTGGGGTGTGATTTTACAGGTTTGGGGTGTGATCCTACAGGTTTGGGGTACAGTTTTACAGGTTCGGGGTGTGATTTTACAGGTTTGGGATGTGATTCTACAGGTTTAGGTGCGATTTTACAGGTTTGGAGTACGGTTCTATAGGTTTGGGGTGCGATTTTACAGGTTTGGGGTGTGATTTTACAGGTTAGGGGTGTGATTCTACAGGTTTAGGTGCGATTTTACAGGTTTGGAGTACGGTTCTATAGGTTTGGGGTGTGATTTTACAGGTTTGGGGTACGATTTTACAGGTTTGGGGTGTGATTTTACAGGTTTGGGGTGCGATTTTACAGGTTTGGGGTGCGATTTTACAGGTTTGGGGTGTGATTTTACAGGTTTGGGGTACGATTTTACAGGTTTGGGGTGCAATTTTACAGGTTCGGGGTGCGATTTTACAGGTTTGGGGTGCGATTTTACAGGTTTGGGGTGCGATTTTACAGGTTTGGGGTGTGATTTTCGGGGTGCAATTTTACAGGTTTGGGGTGCAATTTTACAGGTTTGGGTGTGATTTTACAGGTTTGGAGTACGGTTCTATAGGTCTGGGGTGTGATTTTACAGGTTTGGGGTGTGATTTTACAGGTTTGGGGTGCAATTTTACAGGTTTGGGTGTGATTTTACAGGTTTGGAGTACGGTTCTATAGGTTTGGAGTGTGATTTTACAGGTTTGGAGTACGGTTCTATAGGTCTGGGGTGTGATTTTACAGGTTTGAGGTGCAATTTTACAGGTTTCAGGACCAGGGATTGACCTAAAGTGCAGGATGTGAATGAACATTTCTCATTCCAGCTGACACAGCCTAAGAGACTGGGTGAACACAGGGGGATAAAGGGGATGTGGatgctgggaaggaaggaattgTCACAAGGAGACAGGCAGGGAgagtggggctgtgctgagcacgGCAAGGGAAGCCAACAGAGAACAAGGGAAGTTGTGAGAGAAAGGTGAAGGTGAAACTGAAATCTCAGTAACAGACATGtggggaggagagcagagacaaGGCAAAGCTCCAGAGCCACGTAATGGCACGGGAGTTAACAAAAACAGACCAGGATTTACCAGAAATCAACTGGAAAATCATCAAGAACCAGGAATGGGGTTGGGACTGGAGTGAGAGGCCTGAGGAAGGGAAggtgagctgggcagggctggagaagagaagaaagaaatctgcCGCTCCTCCACACTCACCCCAGCCCTTCATCTCAGTATCCACCTGCTCCAAGCAGTGCCTGGGGAGCCCTAAAGCTCCTCCATCAATTGCTCCTCTAaatcaagtggaaaaaaatccagccaggCAGAGAAAATTGCAGCCACATGAATTTACAGTGCTGGTGATGGATCCAGGCAGCACAAATAGAGCACGGCCGGACGGACTCCTCGTGCCTGGCCTTTGCTCCAGGCGGGAAATACAGCCCAGGAGCGACAACTGCAGCTGAGGCAGCAAATCCTCAGTGATCCAGGGAACGGCAGAACTCCACAGCCTGACTCAGACTCCCTTCCAGGAGCACTTTGGACAAGTGCTCATTAACTCAGTGCACACTGCGCTCCCTCAGCCAGGCACACGACGGTTTCCCTCTGCTGACAGATGTTAACAGATTTCACTGCAACGCACACTTGTCAGCTCTGCTTATTTTTGGAGCATCCCAGTGCTTTGGGAACATTGATTTTACAACCCTGGCAAAGGCACAGAAGGAGGAATGCACAGCACCACTGAGGAGAGGGGCctgccagggaaaaaataacagggaattctgcagcagGAGTGGTGCCCACactccagcctccctgctgccctAAGGACTGTTTTTGTGGGGAACAACTCACACCCTCCCCCTGCTGCCTCCCTACAGGAGAGCAGAGAACTTAATCATAGATACTTAATTAAAACAAGagcttaaatcccacccagggccacccctgccatggcagggacacctcccactgtcccaggctgctccaaccccagtgtccaacctggcctggggcactgccaaggatccaggggcagccacagctgctctgggcaccctgtgccagggcctcacaccctgccagggaacaatccctgcccaaaatcccatctattCCTAccccttctcctgtccctccatccctggaccaaagtccctctccagctctcctgcagctccttcaggccctgcaaggtCACACTGagctcaccccaaagcttctcctctccaggtgaacactcccagctctgccagcctctcctcccagcagagctgctccatccctctggccATCCTGGGGCCTCCTCTggagcctctccagcagctccaggtccctcctgtgcCGATGTTCACACACACAACCAAAGCCCAGGGCTTACTTGCAGCAGGTCTCTCCGAATGGTCCTCAAAGGATTTCCCTCCAGCGCCAGGAATTTCAGCTGAGGGAGGTTCCCCAGGGTGTAAGGCAACCTGCAGAGGGAAACAACTgattccagagcagctccaaaaCAACTGCTAAAAAATGTGCAATGCCTGGTCAGAGGGGATGCTGAAGCTCAGGTTCAAAGGAGAAGATGCAGGATGCCAGATtaatttaagttggaaaagctctcccagaccatcaagtccaagctgtgcctgatcaccaccttgtccccagcccagcgtcctcagtgccacctccagtcATGCCcggggcacctccagggatgggcactgcaaacctccctgggcagttccaacccctgagctccctttccatggggaaatccctgctgctgtccaccctgagcctcccctggcccagcctgaggccgttccctctgctcctgtccctgttccctgggagcagatcccaaatccccccggctgtcccctcctgtcaggagttgtgcagagccacaaggttccactgagcctccttttctccaggctcagcgccttcccagctccctcagcctctcctggggctccagccccttcccagctccctcagcctctcctggggctccattcccttcccagctccctcagcctctcctggggctccagccccttcccacctccctcagctgctcctcacagcacttcCAAGTCACACCCAAGTCACAGGCAGGACACAGAACATTTTACAAGTCCCGGTTTGATCCCAGCAATCCCAGGACACGCAGAGGGCTCCTTCATTTCATGTCTGAGTCATTCCCTAAGCGCCcttcccacaggaaggaaggaaggagctgcCACCACCCAGCCCAGGTGCCTCTATTACCTACTGATGTCATTGTTGGCCAGGTCCAGTCTCTCCAGCTTCTGCAGCACCGTGATCTCCTCGGGCACTGCCTTGATCTTGTTGtccctgagctccagcacacacagggaGCTCAGCTGTTTCAGATTCTCTGCGTTCAGGATTTCAATCTGATTCTCCCCAGCGTGTAACTCCTACAGGAACGAAGAGCAGCACAACTGTggtaaaattactttataacTTATCTCCTAAATCACGACATCAGCGGTCATCAGGATGATGGCGTGGAGAATATGGACATCTCGATTCCCTTTCATCCGCCTCCGAAATACCTGGATATAACCTGATTatggtaaaaggaaaaactgtATTTACTTCACagttacaaaataaaaatgatgatGAACAAAGTGAATTTATCCAGAAAAAGTtcccagagaggaaaaataactcTTGCAGGCTGTATTAGATCCAGCTTTCGGCCATTCCTCTCCCAAACACTTTTTACTTTCCAAATCTGCAAAGTCCTGCAAGCTCATCTTTCAGAAGGTTGAATAATGAGGGCGGTAAGAGAAGTCGCTCGTGGGGATGCATTAAACCAGGCTCTAAACACAGAGCTGTCGTCTGGTTTTGATCACAGCACCTCACAAAGCTTGTGTTTAAAGCAACTGTCACTATTCCCAATGcatttccagcagagcagacaTTCCAAGCTCACCTTCAGTAACTTGCAGGAGGGAAGCTCCGGCAAGGAAcgcagtttgtttttcctcaggtAAAGCTGCTCCAGGGATGCCATGGCTGCCAATTTAGGAGGTACCGTTTCCAGGTAATTTTTGGTACAATCCAGCTGCCTCAAGCCTGCGGAAATCAATGCCCAGTGacaaacagaaagaggaaaatatataAGTACCTTTCTACAGCAGCATGATTACCCCGgggtttaatttaaaataaacacaacaacATTGGGCCAAACAGATTCTAGAAGCAATAACTCTGATTCTCTTGAGGAAACAGTAACTCTTTAAGGTTCTATTTTAAAACCCTGCACTGTACTGCCGAACAtaagcacagcacaggctgtttGGCATTTAACAACCCAAGGAAAGTGATTTACTTTTCATGGCACTGAGATCTGCGGGCAGCTCCTTGAGCTGGTTACAGGCCAGATTGAGCCGCACCACGTTCACCAGCAGAGCAAAACTGGTGGGGATGGCTGTGAGCTGATTGTTGGACACATCCTGCAGGttgaaacagagagagaagtgAGAGGTGTCTGAAACATCCCAGGAGTGCTGCTAGTGCAAAGTTAATTAGTGGCAGAACAGTAAAATTAGATGGCTGATAACTGGCACAAGtgtgagagaagaaacagctgTCCCAGGACTGACAGATCACCGGGGATTTCAGCTTTCCCTAAATATGTCAAACCCAGAACAAGctaaaaacaaaccccaccttGCAATAACTGACATGAGAACAGCCACTGCAATACTCGCCAAGTTCTGCCCCTGAACCCGAGGGATTTTTGACCAGCAGTGGGGGAACACGGATAAATCCTTTCCACACAAAGAAATGGGTTCGAAGTTGTGCTTTACCAGCTCCTCCAAGCtgaggagctgccccagcccctcgggCAGCTGGCTCAGCTCGTTGTGCTGCACCAGGAGGCTCCTCAGgcggggcagctgcagcagctcctcgggAAGGCTCCTCAGCTTGTTGTGGCTGCGGTGGGAACACGGAACacaaagggaaaagacaaaaaatcaGGAGTTTTTAGGAACGTAACTGCACACAGAACATTtgtgtcccacagcctgctggTCAGGACATTGCCACCACTAAGGAAAACCTGGCTCCTGGGAACAATTAAttatctggttttatttgttcAAGAAGATTTTCAATCCCAGCCTGAATTTACAACATTCGAGATGGAtcccaggtttttttgtttatgtacTTCGCACACGCAGTGGTAGCATAACCTCTCCTTGCGCACAAATTTACAAAATTACCCCAGTCAACAGAAGATTCTGAACCTTCGAGCACAAACAAGTGCTACACAGTTATTTACAATGTGCATTATTCATGACTGGAAATGTTTTATCCTCAGAACTGCCAGACTGAagcaaataaatgcaaataaatacttTGTGTACGATTATTCAGAGTATCACTGTTTGCACCCTCCAAGCAATTGTGACTTTGAATACCAGTGGAAACAATTTCGACAAACCCAAGGCCACCAGTTTTGACCCAAAACGGATAATATAACATATACGATATAAAATAATACTCGACAGTGAGTAATCTGGAATTAGTTTTTTGAAAGAACGGCTGCTATCCTGCAATCTCTCACTCACACCTGAAAGTCACTGCAGCATTTCTCGTGTTTGTTCTGCAACACGGCCTTACCTGACATCGAGTTTCTGGAGATTTTCAAGTTGCCCTAAAGCAGAAGGAAGTGATGTCAGTTGATTATCATGCACCTGGAAAAGAGAGGTTTTAGAACACAGTTACTAATTCGTATTTTGGAGGGGATTCTTTCAGGCCTCCCCACCATcccatctgtccctgccctctggcagtgagaAGCCATCCCCCCTTATCCTGGCACTCCTGGCCCCTGCGAAATGAGCACACCAGGGAAATGGAAACCAAAGATCCAGGACAACACTTCCACATGCCCTGCACGGAAGCACCAAGGGATCCTTGTACTCACATCCAGCATGGtgagggcaggcagcagctgcacatcCTCCGAGAGGCTCTGCAGCTTGTTGGAGGCCAGGATCAGCTTGGTCAGGTCCGTCTGCTCCCACCAGCGATCGGCAGCTCCAAAGGACAGGTTCTGCTGGGCTTCCTCCGGAGTGTCCAGGTTGATCCTCCACACGTGCTCGGGCActgcagcacaaacacagcACCACCGCCTGAAACCCCGCAGGTGTTTCCTCCAAGATTTCACTGTCAGCGTGCTTTTTGTGTATAAAATCATCGAGTgggttgggctggaagggaccctaatgatgatctagttccaacccttCCGCCTTGGGGGATGACATACATACAGATAGATACATATGGATATATACAGATAGATATGGACATATAcagatagataaatatatatatgcatatgtgtgtacatatataaaaacatacatatatgcatatacacacacacgcacacacacatataataCACACATCCCTACGGTCACTCTACAGCCCATTGTGCTCCAGAGACACTTCTGCCGaggcagcagcaacaacaagaAGCCGACAGAAACACTCCAGAAGCAGACAACGGCGAGTCGATGGCGAGCAGACGGCGCTCCCCGggagccgctcccgccccgccgggacTCGCTGCCCGCAGCCCCTCGTGCGGGCTGGGCTCACGCACCGTGGGTGAGGCCGCGTCCCGCCAGGTTGAGCTGCCCGCTGCGCCGCGCCAGCCGCAGCAGCCCCTGCGGCACCGGCGGCTCCGGCTCGGCCGCCCGCCCGAAGCCCGGCCCCGCGCTGGagccgcccgcccgcgcccgcCGAGCCGCCGCCATCGCACACGCGGCCGGGGCCGAGCCGGAGCCGCCCGCAGCCGGAGCCGGGGCCGCTGCCGCCCGCAGCCGGAGCCGCCCGCAGCCGGAGCCGGGGCCGCTGCCGCCCTCAGCCGGGGCCGCTGCCGCCCTCAGCCGGAGCCGCCCGCAGCCGGAGCCGGGGCCGCTGCCGCCCGCAGCCGgagccgcccgcccgcccggcaggcggggccccgcgggcggacccggcccagccccgccgTGCCGCCATTTCCCGCCCCGCCGTGCCGAAATGGAGCCCCGGGACGGCGCTGCTCGGGGTGTTCGTTGTACGCGGACACGCGAGGAACAGCAAGTGAAACGGCGCTTTGACATcagtttgttggggtttttttttgcttttccccccttggcccagtgctgcagcctcgtggggggctgggggtggctggGCTCGATGATGTTCGGGGTCTGTTCCAAACTCAGCGGAATCTCAGGATGGTTCGGGTTGGGAGGGACTTTAAAGCCCGTTTCATTcctcccctgctgtgggcagggacgccttccatgtcccgggctgctccaaATCCTGTCCGGCCTGGCATCGgaaacttccagggatccaggggcagccgcagtttctctgggcaccctgtgccagggcctcaccaccctcccagggaacaattccttcccgATACCCCATCTAAACCAGCACATGGAATCAGCCCCGTGTCTGCAGatcccaccagcagctcccagtgagaggaaagtgatggaaaatgtaataaatgGTCTAGCCCAATTTcgtaaatcaaaatatagaattttatttcgagacttaaattcagtctctaatagccacaattaaaaggaacagcgtcgagCCCCGagtttcggcactgggtgaacgcagaAACAAGACTCTGATGGCTCCGAATCtaccctgttcacaaagtgtgtcccgagcttctggcttttatacaggctttcgctgagagtggagagCTACCGTGTTACTCGTGtcccttttttcttcatcaggtattcatgtccatgtctccggTCAGTTGAATAGGTTCCTGAGGTAGAACAA
This genomic interval carries:
- the LRRC40 gene encoding leucine-rich repeat-containing protein 40, with protein sequence MAAARRARAGGSSAGPGFGRAAEPEPPVPQGLLRLARRSGQLNLAGRGLTHVPEHVWRINLDTPEEAQQNLSFGAADRWWEQTDLTKLILASNKLQSLSEDVQLLPALTMLDVHDNQLTSLPSALGQLENLQKLDVSHNKLRSLPEELLQLPRLRSLLVQHNELSQLPEGLGQLLSLEELDVSNNQLTAIPTSFALLVNVVRLNLACNQLKELPADLSAMKSLRQLDCTKNYLETVPPKLAAMASLEQLYLRKNKLRSLPELPSCKLLKELHAGENQIEILNAENLKQLSSLCVLELRDNKIKAVPEEITVLQKLERLDLANNDISRLPYTLGNLPQLKFLALEGNPLRTIRRDLLQKGTQELLKYLRSKIQDDGPGPSEEPPATAMTLPSQSKVNLHAITTLKLLEYSDKQAAEIPGAVFDAVGANPVATVNFSKNQLREIPPRLVELKDSVCDVSLGFNKISSVSSELCLLQKLTHLDLRNNVLTALPEEMEALKRLHTINLAFNRFKVFPSVLYHLPALETILLSNNQVGSIDPVQLKGMEKLGTLDLQNNDLLQVPPELGNCENLRSLLLEGNPFRTPRAAVLAKGTAAVLEYLRSRIPT